Proteins encoded within one genomic window of Streptomyces sp. NBC_01314:
- the pflA gene encoding pyruvate formate-lyase-activating protein encodes MNTVTRPVTGRIHSWDLSTGVDGPGTRFVLFVSGCPLRCLYCANPDTWHMRDGREATVDEVMTEIEKYRAFITTAGGGVTLTGGEPLLQSAFTGEILRRCKEAGLHTALDTSGFLGSRATDELLADTDLVLIDIKSFDVTTYRKLTGGRLAPTLSFATRLDRLGIPMWVRYVLVPGWTDDPAAVDGLARFAAGLGHVDRVDVLPFHKLGAAKYEALGIPFPLRDSPSPEPELVQRVRQQFRARGLRAC; translated from the coding sequence GTGAACACCGTGACCAGGCCGGTGACGGGCCGGATCCACTCCTGGGACCTGTCCACCGGCGTGGACGGCCCCGGTACCCGGTTCGTCCTGTTCGTCAGCGGCTGCCCACTGCGCTGCCTGTACTGCGCCAACCCCGACACCTGGCACATGCGCGACGGCCGGGAGGCCACGGTCGACGAGGTGATGACGGAGATCGAGAAGTACCGCGCCTTCATCACCACGGCCGGCGGCGGGGTGACGCTCACCGGCGGAGAGCCGCTGCTCCAGTCCGCCTTCACCGGCGAGATCCTGCGCCGCTGCAAGGAGGCGGGGCTGCACACCGCCCTGGACACCTCGGGGTTCCTGGGCTCCCGCGCCACCGACGAACTCCTCGCCGACACCGACCTGGTCCTGATCGACATCAAGTCCTTCGACGTCACCACCTACCGGAAACTCACCGGCGGCCGGCTCGCCCCCACCCTGTCCTTCGCCACCCGCCTAGACCGGCTGGGCATCCCGATGTGGGTCCGTTACGTCCTGGTCCCCGGCTGGACCGACGACCCGGCAGCCGTCGACGGGCTCGCCCGGTTCGCCGCCGGTCTCGGGCACGTCGACCGGGTGGACGTCCTGCCGTTCCACAAGCTGGGCGCCGCGAAGTACGAGGCCCTAGGCATCCCCTTCCCGCTGCGTGACAGCCCGAGCCCTGAGCCCGAACTGGTCCAGCGGGTACGACAACAGTTCCGTGCACGGGGACTGCGCGCCTGCTGA
- a CDS encoding universal stress protein, giving the protein MPRTITVGLDGSPESRAAAEWAAREAALRGLPLKIVHVWEPVPAPMAQAPLLGPETQQHWSERVPRESAEGLRLRHPGVEITAEQIPGGASEVLSRLPEDTELLVLGSRGMSGIGGFMVGSVAMIVVAHATQPVVLVRAGEQAADEHELDPAGIPSAAAPFRPVVLGLDTDGPDDSVIEFAFAEAARRYTSLRVVHGWNPPPYYVYGLSADPGLRAELGRQQAETLAEVLLPWRQKFPAVIVTEESRFGQAANHLVDASHEASLVVVGRRVRRNPFGVHIGPVTHSVLHHSTAPVAVVAHG; this is encoded by the coding sequence ATGCCCCGCACCATCACCGTCGGCCTCGACGGCTCGCCCGAAAGCCGTGCCGCCGCCGAATGGGCGGCCCGTGAAGCCGCGCTGCGCGGACTGCCGCTGAAGATCGTCCACGTCTGGGAGCCGGTCCCGGCGCCCATGGCGCAGGCCCCACTCCTCGGCCCTGAGACACAGCAGCACTGGAGTGAACGCGTTCCGCGTGAGTCCGCCGAGGGGCTGCGTCTGCGCCACCCCGGGGTCGAGATCACCGCCGAGCAGATTCCCGGCGGCGCCAGTGAGGTTCTCTCGCGGCTGCCGGAGGACACCGAACTGCTCGTCCTGGGCTCACGCGGCATGAGCGGGATCGGGGGCTTCATGGTCGGCTCCGTCGCCATGATCGTCGTGGCACACGCCACTCAGCCCGTGGTCCTCGTCCGGGCCGGTGAACAGGCCGCCGACGAGCACGAGTTGGACCCGGCGGGCATCCCGTCCGCCGCCGCTCCCTTCCGGCCCGTCGTCCTCGGCCTGGACACCGACGGCCCCGATGATTCCGTCATCGAGTTCGCCTTCGCCGAGGCCGCCCGCCGATACACCTCCCTGCGGGTCGTTCACGGCTGGAACCCGCCGCCCTACTACGTCTACGGCCTCTCCGCCGACCCCGGCCTCCGTGCCGAACTCGGCAGGCAGCAGGCCGAGACCCTGGCCGAGGTACTGCTCCCGTGGCGGCAGAAGTTCCCCGCCGTCATCGTCACCGAGGAGTCCCGCTTCGGCCAGGCCGCCAACCACCTGGTCGACGCCTCCCACGAGGCATCCCTCGTCGTCGTGGGCCGCCGTGTCCGCCGCAATCCCTTCGGCGTCCACATCGGCCCCGTCACCCACTCCGTCCTGCACCATTCCACCGCCCCCGTCGCCGTCGTCGCGCACGGCTGA
- the adhP gene encoding alcohol dehydrogenase AdhP codes for MKAAVVRAFGEPLVIEERPDPEPGPGQVRVRVEASGLCHTDIHAAHGDWPVKPNPPFVPGHEGVGLVEKLGDGVTHLAVGQRVAVPWLGRACGRCEHCLSGWETLCEQQINTGYGCDGGYAEKMLAWADYAQPVSDGISALEAAPLTCAGVTTYKALKVAEVKPSQLVAVSGIGGLGHLAVQYAKIAGATVAAIDVSDEKLRLATELGADIVIDARKEDVGEVLQRHGGAHAAIALAVNEAAFAAANSGLRRGGKLVMVALPAHGTIQVPIFDTVLRGTSVIGSIVGTRQDLAEVFQLHAAGRTKVIYETRPLATVNESMEDVLRGTVKARIVFDLGSGK; via the coding sequence ATGAAGGCAGCGGTCGTACGGGCGTTCGGTGAGCCCCTGGTCATCGAGGAACGCCCCGACCCCGAGCCCGGCCCCGGCCAGGTCCGGGTCCGGGTGGAGGCCTCCGGGCTGTGCCACACCGACATCCACGCGGCCCACGGCGACTGGCCGGTCAAGCCGAACCCGCCGTTCGTGCCCGGCCACGAGGGCGTCGGCCTCGTCGAGAAGCTCGGTGACGGCGTCACCCACCTCGCCGTGGGGCAGCGGGTCGCCGTGCCCTGGCTGGGCAGGGCGTGCGGGCGGTGCGAGCACTGTCTGTCCGGCTGGGAGACGCTGTGCGAGCAGCAGATCAACACCGGGTACGGCTGCGACGGCGGATACGCCGAGAAGATGCTCGCGTGGGCCGACTACGCCCAGCCGGTGTCCGACGGCATCAGCGCCCTCGAAGCCGCCCCGCTGACCTGCGCCGGCGTCACCACCTACAAGGCGCTCAAGGTCGCCGAGGTCAAGCCCTCGCAGCTCGTCGCAGTCTCCGGCATCGGCGGGCTCGGACACCTCGCCGTGCAGTACGCGAAGATCGCCGGGGCGACCGTGGCGGCCATCGACGTCAGCGACGAGAAGCTCCGGCTCGCGACGGAACTCGGCGCCGACATCGTCATCGACGCCCGCAAGGAGGACGTCGGCGAGGTGCTCCAGCGGCACGGCGGGGCGCACGCGGCCATCGCGCTCGCGGTGAACGAGGCGGCGTTCGCGGCGGCCAATTCCGGGCTGCGGCGCGGCGGAAAGCTCGTCATGGTGGCTCTTCCGGCGCACGGCACGATCCAGGTCCCGATCTTCGACACCGTTCTGCGCGGCACCTCGGTCATCGGGTCGATCGTCGGCACCCGGCAGGACCTCGCGGAGGTCTTTCAGCTGCACGCGGCCGGCCGCACGAAGGTCATCTACGAGACGCGCCCCCTCGCGACCGTCAACGAGTCCATGGAGGACGTCCTGCGCGGCACGGTCAAGGCCCGCATCGTCTTCGACCTCGGCTCTGGGAAGTGA
- a CDS encoding universal stress protein, whose translation MTVTELPLVVGVDGSEQSYGAVDWAADEAALRGVPLRLVYASLWERYEGGALAHGLGRTTEQILADTIVEAAAERAHRRQPDVKVTTEVLPEGPVTVLLREGRDASALVLGTRGRSGVTELLLGSVSLAVAGRAECPVIVVGCGPERRPRIRTEQRVVLGVGAEPNPAAVDFAFRAAADRDATLRAVRAWRCPAHETVDHPLLAGEPAHLHEQQAAEVLEEALRAAAAAHPSVRVRRQTVEGPARRVLVEASATADLLVVGARRRHGHHGLQLGRAAHAALHHSACPVAVVPQRA comes from the coding sequence ATGACCGTGACGGAGCTGCCCCTGGTCGTGGGCGTCGACGGCTCCGAGCAGAGCTACGGGGCCGTGGACTGGGCGGCGGACGAGGCCGCCCTGCGCGGAGTGCCGCTGCGGCTGGTGTACGCCTCGCTGTGGGAGCGGTACGAGGGCGGCGCCCTGGCCCACGGCCTCGGCAGGACCACCGAGCAGATACTGGCCGACACGATCGTCGAGGCCGCGGCCGAGCGCGCTCACCGCCGTCAGCCGGACGTGAAGGTCACCACCGAGGTGCTGCCCGAGGGGCCCGTGACCGTGCTGCTGCGCGAGGGACGCGACGCCTCGGCGCTCGTGCTGGGCACGCGTGGTCGCAGCGGTGTCACCGAGCTGCTGCTCGGCTCGGTGAGCCTCGCGGTCGCCGGCCGCGCCGAGTGCCCGGTGATCGTGGTCGGCTGCGGCCCCGAGCGTCGGCCCAGGATCCGGACCGAGCAGCGCGTCGTGCTCGGCGTCGGCGCCGAGCCGAACCCGGCCGCCGTGGACTTCGCCTTCCGGGCGGCGGCCGACCGGGACGCGACGCTGCGCGCCGTACGGGCCTGGCGGTGCCCGGCACACGAGACCGTCGACCATCCCCTGCTCGCCGGAGAGCCCGCCCACCTGCACGAGCAGCAGGCCGCGGAGGTCCTGGAGGAGGCGCTGCGCGCCGCCGCCGCGGCGCATCCGTCGGTGCGGGTACGCCGGCAGACCGTCGAAGGACCCGCCCGTAGAGTGCTGGTGGAGGCCTCGGCCACCGCCGATCTCCTGGTCGTCGGCGCCCGCCGACGGCACGGGCATCACGGGCTCCAGCTCGGCAGGGCCGCCCACGCGGCCCTGCACCACTCCGCCTGCCCCGTCGCCGTCGTGCCCCAGCGGGCGTGA
- a CDS encoding GNAT family N-acetyltransferase yields MTHDVLSRPPVHALLSDGTTVCIRPVTPGDHDQLQGLYEEMSPENLRLRFFAASRRSAVMAADRACAPARTGYRALLAEVTGQVVGLAEYDAVGADDSAEISIAVADGLHHRGVGTLLVEHLVSAARAEGIRTFTADALRENHEVLRLFTDLGLHIDRRFDGPETSCAIALDEDETYLSAVEARGRTADVASLEPLLRPHTVAVVGAGRRPGSVGRAVLHHLHAGGFTGRLFAVNPRVTSILGVPSHPSVGALPKTPDLVIVAVPAAAVAVTAEECGKAGVRALLVVSAGLDSVQAGALLAACRMYGMRLVGPNCLGISNTEPGLRLDATFAAEHPRPGTAGVAVQSGGVGIALLDGLSRLGIGVSTFASLGDKYDVSGNDMLQWWESDGRTEIALLHLESFGNPRAFSRTARRATRRFPVLTVDAGRTGAGRRAAASHTAAAATRTMTRQALFTQAGITATRSVGELLETAALLHSQPLPTGTRVAIVTNAGGAGVLAADACAEAGLALPPFTPEAVDDLLAVLPDGAAVGNPVDATAAVTEEQLSECVDRILGYPGIDAVLLALVPTAVAEATGDDLIRALTRAPARRARPVAAIRLEQGEPVRLLPTPDGGTIPSYAEPQAAARALAHAAQRAAWLSRPAGTIPDLQGVDTERAHTVVDDYLAANTDGGWLDPRTCADLLSCYGIPQLPWAWAETEDDAVTAADRLRGTDGRVVMKAHWPGLVHKSEQHAVHLDLQGDSQVRAAFRDFETRFAGLMTGVVVQPLAARGTELFAGVVQDEVFGPLVLFGLGGTATEVLADHAARLAPLTDHDVRDLITAPRCAPLLFGARGSGPVDLDGLEQLLLRLSRMASDLPQLAEADFNPVLATPGGVSVLDARLRLLPRRPQDPYLRRLR; encoded by the coding sequence ATGACGCACGACGTACTCAGCCGCCCCCCTGTCCACGCCCTGCTGTCGGACGGCACCACCGTGTGCATACGTCCCGTGACACCGGGAGACCACGATCAGCTGCAGGGGCTCTACGAGGAGATGTCCCCGGAGAACCTGCGTCTGCGGTTCTTCGCGGCGAGCCGGCGGTCGGCCGTCATGGCCGCCGACCGGGCCTGCGCACCGGCACGAACCGGATACCGGGCCCTGCTGGCCGAGGTGACGGGGCAGGTGGTCGGTCTCGCCGAGTACGACGCCGTCGGCGCGGACGACTCGGCCGAGATCTCCATCGCCGTCGCCGACGGACTGCACCACCGCGGGGTCGGCACACTGCTTGTCGAGCACCTGGTCTCGGCGGCCCGGGCGGAGGGTATCCGCACTTTCACGGCCGACGCGCTGCGCGAGAACCACGAGGTGCTCCGGCTCTTCACCGACCTCGGCCTGCACATCGACCGGCGCTTCGACGGCCCGGAGACGAGCTGTGCCATCGCGCTCGACGAGGACGAGACCTACCTCTCGGCCGTCGAGGCGCGCGGCCGGACCGCCGACGTGGCCAGCCTGGAGCCGTTGCTGCGCCCGCACACGGTCGCCGTCGTCGGAGCGGGACGCAGGCCGGGGTCGGTGGGCCGGGCGGTTCTGCACCATCTGCACGCGGGCGGATTCACCGGGCGTCTGTTCGCGGTGAATCCGCGTGTCACCTCGATCCTCGGTGTGCCGTCCCATCCCTCCGTCGGCGCGCTGCCCAAAACCCCCGATCTCGTGATCGTGGCGGTGCCCGCTGCGGCCGTCGCGGTCACCGCAGAGGAGTGCGGCAAGGCCGGAGTGCGGGCGCTGCTCGTCGTCTCCGCGGGACTGGACAGCGTCCAGGCCGGGGCGTTGCTGGCGGCCTGCCGGATGTACGGCATGCGTCTCGTCGGCCCCAACTGCCTGGGCATCTCCAACACCGAACCCGGACTGCGGCTCGACGCGACCTTTGCCGCCGAGCATCCGCGCCCGGGCACGGCGGGTGTCGCCGTGCAGTCCGGTGGCGTCGGCATCGCGCTGCTCGACGGGCTCTCCCGTCTCGGCATCGGCGTCTCGACCTTCGCCTCCCTCGGCGACAAGTACGACGTCAGCGGCAACGACATGCTCCAGTGGTGGGAGAGCGACGGCCGCACCGAGATCGCGTTGCTGCACCTGGAGTCGTTCGGCAATCCGCGGGCCTTCTCCCGTACCGCCCGCCGGGCGACCCGCCGTTTCCCCGTGCTGACGGTCGACGCGGGCCGCACCGGCGCGGGGCGGCGCGCGGCGGCCTCGCACACCGCTGCCGCCGCCACCCGGACCATGACCCGGCAGGCACTGTTCACCCAGGCCGGCATCACCGCGACCCGCTCGGTCGGCGAACTCCTCGAAACCGCTGCCCTGTTGCACTCCCAGCCGCTCCCGACGGGCACCCGCGTCGCCATCGTCACCAACGCGGGCGGCGCCGGTGTCCTCGCGGCCGACGCCTGCGCGGAGGCCGGGCTCGCGCTCCCTCCGTTCACCCCGGAGGCCGTCGACGACCTGCTCGCCGTACTGCCCGACGGGGCCGCCGTCGGCAACCCCGTGGACGCCACCGCGGCGGTGACGGAAGAGCAGCTCAGCGAGTGCGTGGACCGGATCCTGGGGTACCCGGGCATCGACGCCGTCCTGCTGGCCCTCGTTCCCACCGCGGTCGCAGAGGCGACCGGCGACGACCTGATTCGGGCCCTGACCCGTGCCCCGGCACGCCGGGCGCGACCGGTCGCCGCGATACGTCTGGAACAGGGTGAGCCGGTCCGGTTGCTGCCCACCCCCGACGGCGGCACGATTCCCTCGTACGCCGAACCGCAGGCGGCAGCACGGGCATTGGCCCATGCCGCACAGCGCGCGGCCTGGCTGAGCCGCCCCGCCGGAACGATCCCGGACCTCCAAGGCGTCGACACCGAGCGAGCCCACACGGTCGTCGACGACTACCTCGCCGCGAACACCGACGGCGGCTGGCTCGACCCGCGCACTTGCGCCGACCTCCTGTCCTGCTACGGCATCCCCCAACTGCCCTGGGCCTGGGCCGAGACCGAGGACGATGCCGTCACCGCCGCCGACCGGCTGCGCGGCACCGACGGACGGGTCGTCATGAAGGCCCACTGGCCGGGACTGGTGCACAAGAGCGAGCAGCACGCCGTCCACCTCGACCTCCAGGGCGACTCCCAAGTACGCGCCGCCTTCCGGGACTTCGAGACACGGTTCGCGGGGCTGATGACCGGAGTGGTCGTCCAGCCGCTGGCCGCGCGCGGCACCGAGCTGTTCGCGGGCGTCGTCCAGGACGAGGTCTTCGGCCCGCTCGTCCTGTTCGGGCTCGGCGGGACCGCCACCGAGGTACTGGCCGACCATGCCGCCCGGCTCGCCCCCCTTACGGACCATGACGTACGCGACCTGATCACCGCCCCGCGCTGTGCCCCTCTGCTGTTCGGCGCGCGCGGCAGCGGACCGGTCGATCTCGACGGCCTCGAACAGCTGCTGCTGCGGCTGTCCCGCATGGCGAGCGACCTGCCGCAGCTGGCCGAGGCCGACTTCAACCCCGTGCTCGCGACACCGGGCGGAGTCAGCGTGCTCGACGCACGGCTGCGCCTGTTGCCCCGCAGGCCCCAGGACCCCTATCTGCGCCGACTTCGGTGA
- a CDS encoding CBS domain-containing protein, translating to MKHNKVGSVMTTEVVRAEYGTPFKEVARLLADHRISGLPVVDEDDHVIGVISETDLMVRQAATPDPYEPPRHRFGLAGLTRGARRQAVKAKARTAGHLMTEPPVVAHAEDTIVQAARTMAQRRVERLPVLDEENRLVGIVTRRDLLQVFLRPDAEIRTEVIDEVLVRTLWLAPSGVDVSVTEGVVTLAGHMERRTETEIAVSMTRQIDGVVGVVDQLTYRLDDAHLRPDEPAVHGVADDWLRKL from the coding sequence ATGAAGCACAACAAGGTCGGCTCCGTGATGACGACGGAGGTCGTCCGGGCCGAGTACGGCACCCCGTTCAAGGAGGTGGCGCGGCTTCTCGCCGACCACCGCATCAGCGGACTGCCCGTCGTCGACGAGGACGACCACGTCATCGGAGTCATCTCCGAAACGGATCTGATGGTCCGGCAGGCGGCGACCCCGGACCCGTACGAACCGCCGAGGCACCGCTTCGGGCTCGCCGGTCTGACGCGCGGTGCCAGGCGGCAGGCCGTGAAGGCGAAGGCCCGTACCGCAGGACACCTGATGACCGAGCCGCCTGTCGTCGCGCACGCCGAGGACACCATCGTCCAGGCCGCCCGGACCATGGCACAGCGGCGCGTGGAACGGCTGCCGGTGCTGGACGAGGAGAACCGGCTGGTCGGCATCGTCACCCGGCGCGACCTGCTTCAGGTCTTCCTGCGGCCCGACGCGGAGATCCGCACCGAGGTGATCGACGAAGTGCTGGTTCGCACGCTGTGGCTGGCGCCGAGCGGCGTCGACGTCTCCGTCACGGAAGGCGTCGTCACGCTGGCCGGCCACATGGAGCGCAGGACCGAGACCGAGATCGCTGTCTCCATGACCCGGCAGATCGACGGAGTGGTCGGCGTGGTCGACCAGCTCACCTACCGGCTGGACGACGCGCATCTGCGCCCCGACGAGCCGGCCGTGCACGGCGTGGCCGACGACTGGCTTCGCAAGCTCTGA
- a CDS encoding flavodoxin domain-containing protein yields the protein MPSSVLVAYGTTNGSTAEIAEAVAKVLREDGLTVDVLPAESVASVASYEAVVVGGGVYAGRWQKDARRFLRRHRRALAGRPLWMFSSGPLDASASERDIPPVPGVKRAMVRLDAREHVTFGGCLEEGAKGFIARKIISSGKGGDFRDFTEIEAWAKRIAGELARA from the coding sequence ATGCCCAGCAGCGTGTTGGTCGCCTACGGAACGACGAACGGATCCACCGCGGAGATCGCCGAGGCCGTGGCCAAGGTTCTGCGCGAGGACGGGCTGACGGTCGACGTGCTGCCCGCCGAGTCCGTGGCGAGTGTGGCGTCGTACGAGGCCGTGGTGGTCGGAGGAGGTGTGTACGCCGGGCGCTGGCAGAAGGACGCCCGCCGCTTCCTCCGCCGTCACCGTCGCGCACTGGCCGGACGCCCGCTGTGGATGTTCAGCAGCGGCCCGCTCGACGCCTCGGCCTCGGAACGGGACATCCCGCCGGTGCCCGGCGTGAAGAGGGCCATGGTCCGGCTCGACGCCAGGGAACACGTCACCTTCGGGGGCTGCCTCGAAGAGGGCGCGAAGGGATTCATCGCCCGGAAGATCATTTCCTCCGGCAAGGGCGGCGACTTCCGGGACTTCACCGAGATCGAGGCGTGGGCGAAGCGCATCGCGGGTGAGTTGGCACGAGCGTAG
- a CDS encoding universal stress protein, translated as MDRTIVARIDRSDHEGVVAGWAAHEARLRGLPLLTVDHLRASILGQAKMVVLGMPGEGRAAGPTRESAALAVVGASSCPVVLVPDDPGLGALPHRRHEVVLGVDAREPAAAAIDFAFETALTTHVRLRAVHAWSLPSCAAELPFGIPEEDRGAWEDHEVQLLADVLRPWRATYPGVRVLEDVVLFAPAHALIRNSASAALMVVGRRAGSGSAGITRALLRDAECPVAVVPW; from the coding sequence ATGGACCGGACGATCGTTGCCCGTATCGACCGATCGGATCACGAGGGTGTGGTGGCCGGCTGGGCCGCCCATGAGGCACGACTGCGTGGACTGCCGCTTCTGACTGTCGACCATCTGCGAGCCAGCATCCTGGGCCAGGCGAAGATGGTCGTCCTCGGCATGCCCGGAGAGGGCCGTGCCGCCGGTCCCACACGGGAATCGGCCGCTCTCGCCGTCGTCGGAGCGTCCTCCTGTCCCGTCGTGCTGGTGCCGGACGATCCCGGCCTCGGAGCCCTGCCGCACCGCCGACACGAGGTCGTGCTCGGCGTGGACGCTCGTGAACCGGCGGCGGCAGCCATCGACTTCGCCTTCGAAACCGCTCTGACGACGCACGTACGTCTGCGCGCCGTGCATGCCTGGAGCCTCCCCTCCTGTGCCGCCGAACTGCCCTTCGGCATACCGGAGGAGGACCGGGGCGCCTGGGAGGATCACGAGGTGCAGCTGCTCGCCGACGTGCTGCGGCCGTGGCGCGCGACGTACCCCGGGGTGCGGGTGCTCGAAGACGTCGTCCTGTTCGCCCCGGCGCATGCCCTGATCCGCAACTCGGCGAGTGCCGCGCTCATGGTGGTCGGACGACGTGCCGGCAGCGGGTCGGCAGGCATCACACGGGCCCTGCTACGGGATGCCGAGTGCCCTGTCGCCGTGGTGCCCTGGTAA
- a CDS encoding OsmC family protein: MNKTSPAHDSQVPRRGRAVARPPGRVEVTQLRNQAFAVFVRDHELTVDQPAEAGGDNEGPTPVELFVASLASCVAYYAGRFLQRHHLPYERLRVKADFTMADDRPARVASVRMRVLLPVELNPDQQQALRAVVGHCTVHNTLRQPPEVTVELG; encoded by the coding sequence ATGAACAAAACCTCGCCCGCCCACGACTCACAGGTCCCGCGCCGCGGCCGAGCCGTCGCGCGGCCACCCGGACGCGTGGAGGTCACCCAGCTCAGGAACCAGGCGTTCGCGGTCTTCGTACGCGACCACGAACTCACCGTCGACCAGCCGGCCGAGGCCGGCGGCGACAACGAAGGGCCCACCCCGGTAGAGCTCTTCGTCGCCTCCCTGGCGTCCTGCGTGGCCTACTACGCGGGGCGCTTCCTCCAGCGCCACCACCTGCCGTACGAACGTCTTCGGGTCAAGGCCGACTTCACCATGGCCGACGACCGGCCCGCCCGGGTCGCGTCCGTACGCATGCGCGTCCTGCTGCCGGTGGAGCTGAATCCGGACCAACAGCAGGCGCTGCGCGCGGTGGTCGGCCACTGCACCGTGCACAACACGCTGCGGCAGCCTCCCGAAGTCACGGTCGAGCTCGGCTGA
- a CDS encoding STAS domain-containing protein codes for MSKSRMESVPHLAELPALGATVLELRGEVDLATVPSLSARLDTLTAHGQPDLILDLRHVSFIDCAGLGVLCRARNRILARQGRLRLITDSSSFLRVLHHAGLSSFFEVHPHLPEGRTLTTATG; via the coding sequence ATGTCCAAGTCCCGCATGGAGTCCGTACCGCACCTCGCGGAACTACCCGCCCTCGGGGCGACCGTCCTGGAACTGCGTGGCGAGGTCGACCTCGCCACGGTGCCGTCTCTTTCGGCACGCCTCGACACACTGACCGCACACGGCCAACCCGATCTGATACTCGATCTCCGCCACGTGTCCTTCATCGACTGTGCCGGCCTGGGCGTGCTGTGCCGGGCGCGGAACCGGATCCTGGCACGCCAGGGCCGGCTGCGGCTGATCACCGACAGCAGCAGTTTCCTGCGGGTGCTCCACCATGCCGGCCTGTCCAGCTTCTTCGAAGTGCACCCTCACCTGCCCGAGGGGCGGACGCTCACGACAGCGACGGGCTGA
- a CDS encoding zinc-dependent alcohol dehydrogenase family protein, which translates to MKGFVFHGPGQSAWEEVPDPGIKEPTDVIVRVDTVTICGTDLHILKGDVPEVRPGTVLGHEAVGEIVEAGSDVRTVRPGDRVLVSCISACGRCRYCRESMYGQCRGGGGWILGHLIDGTQAEYVRVPYADLSVHALPSAVDSKDAVLLADIFPTSYEVGVLNGRVRPGDTVAVVGAGPIGLAAIATARLFSPERIVAVDLAATRLEAAKRLGADAVADAREAPEQLIADLTDGLGADVVIEAVGVPESFELCTRMVRPGGHVANVGVHGKPATLHLEDLWIKNVTITTGLVDTYSTPTLLRMAAAGRLPTAEMVTHTFPLERMEEAYDVFSRAADTGALKVVLGGPQHEVAVRAA; encoded by the coding sequence ATGAAGGGCTTCGTCTTCCACGGCCCCGGACAGTCCGCCTGGGAGGAGGTTCCGGATCCCGGCATCAAGGAACCCACCGACGTGATCGTGCGGGTCGACACCGTCACCATCTGCGGGACGGACCTCCACATCCTCAAGGGCGACGTACCCGAGGTACGCCCGGGCACGGTCCTCGGGCACGAGGCGGTCGGCGAGATCGTCGAGGCCGGCAGCGACGTGCGCACCGTGCGGCCGGGAGACCGGGTCCTGGTCTCCTGCATCAGCGCCTGTGGGCGGTGCCGCTACTGCCGGGAGAGCATGTACGGGCAGTGCCGGGGCGGCGGAGGCTGGATCCTCGGCCACCTGATCGACGGCACCCAGGCCGAGTACGTCCGGGTCCCCTACGCCGATCTGTCCGTGCACGCACTGCCCAGCGCGGTGGACAGCAAGGACGCCGTACTGCTTGCCGACATCTTCCCGACCTCCTACGAGGTGGGTGTGCTCAACGGGCGGGTACGGCCCGGAGACACCGTCGCCGTCGTCGGCGCCGGCCCCATCGGACTGGCGGCGATCGCCACGGCCCGGCTGTTCTCGCCCGAGCGGATCGTCGCCGTCGACCTGGCCGCCACCCGGCTGGAGGCGGCCAAGCGGCTCGGCGCCGATGCCGTGGCCGACGCCCGTGAAGCCCCGGAGCAGCTGATCGCCGACCTCACGGACGGACTCGGCGCGGATGTCGTCATCGAGGCGGTGGGCGTGCCGGAGAGCTTCGAACTGTGCACACGCATGGTGCGCCCCGGAGGACATGTGGCCAACGTGGGCGTGCACGGCAAGCCCGCGACCCTGCACCTCGAAGACCTGTGGATCAAGAACGTGACCATCACGACCGGGCTTGTCGACACGTACTCGACGCCCACGCTGTTGCGGATGGCGGCGGCCGGCCGGCTGCCCACTGCGGAGATGGTCACCCACACCTTCCCGCTGGAGCGCATGGAGGAGGCGTACGACGTCTTCTCCCGGGCCGCCGACACCGGCGCGCTCAAGGTGGTGCTCGGCGGGCCGCAGCACGAGGTCGCCGTCCGTGCGGCCTGA